One Clupea harengus chromosome 12, Ch_v2.0.2, whole genome shotgun sequence DNA segment encodes these proteins:
- the LOC105899866 gene encoding hydroxycarboxylic acid receptor 3-like has translation MQNGTRLVCCSFNTPIMDQVLPPILILEFIFGLLGNSVALWMFTFHMDIWKPNTVYLVHLAVTDIIVLFCLPFRADYYMRGKNWIYGDVPCRILMFLLATNRAAGIFFLTAVAVDRYLRVVRPHSRINRMGLGYATLVCCCIWAIIIAMTVYLLTYSHIDLHGKRKQCESFNVCMDFTSNSVWQKTLYLLQFFIPTTIILFCTACITFQLKTKTVDSGGRIMAAVYVVLSVALVFIICFLPSTVSLLVVSILKAWYNECSYFEEVSLAFYASVCLTYFNCALNPVVYYFSSPAHRRTIRQVYHKLFRKTLQEEERGPPSTSIRPYTVS, from the coding sequence ATGCAGAACGGTACCAGACTCGTTTGCTGCTCTTTCAACACCCCGATCATGGATCAGGTACTGCCCCCCATCCTCATCCTGGAGTTCATCTTCGGGCTCCTAGGGAACAGCGTTGCCCTTTGGATGTTCACCTTCCATATGGACATCTGGAAGCCCAACACGGTCTACCTGGTGCATCTCGCTGTAACGGACATCATAGTGCTTTTCTGCCTGCCATTCAGGGCTGACTATTATATGCGGGGGAAAAACTGGATCTATGGCGACGTACCGTGTCGTATCCTGATGTTTCTGCTGGCCACCAATCGAGCTGCTGGTATTTTCTTTCTCACTGCTGTGGCCGTGGACCGCTACCTGAGGGTGGTCCGCCCGCACAGCCGTATCAATCGCATGGGCCTGGGTTACGCCACGCTGGTGTGCTGCTGCATTTGGGCAATCATCATCGCCATGACCGTTTACTTACTCACGTATTCACACATCGACTTGCATGGGAAGCGAAAGCAGTGCGAGAGCTTTAACGTCTGTATGGACTTCACGTCAAACAGTGTCTGGCAGAAAACCCTCTACCTCCTGCAGTTCTTCATCCCCACTACAATCATCTTGTTCTGCACGGCGTGTATAACCTTTCAGCTGAAGACCAAGACTGTGGATTCTGGGGGAAGGATCATGGCAGCGGTATACGTAGTGCTCAGTGTTGCTCTGGTTTTCATCATCTGCTTCCTCCCAAGCACAGTTTCGCTCCTGGTCGTTTCGATCCTGAAAGCCTGGTACAACGAATGCTCTTACTTCGAAGAGGTCAGTCTGGCCTTCTACGCCTCAGTGTGTCTAACGTATTTCAACTGCGCCCTGAACCCGGTGGTGTACTACTTCTCCAGCCCTGCACATAGACGAACCATCCGCCAGGTCTATCATAAACTCTTTCGAAAAACATtgcaggaggaggaaagaggaccACCATCAACCAGCATCAGACCGTACACAGTGTCTTGA
- the clip1b gene encoding CAP-Gly domain-containing linker protein 1 isoform X1, whose translation MSTGKPSGLKPPSKISRPGPTAKTSPSSAGPKPVPPTSSGSPGPQDSPGAGAGDFHVGERVWVNGNKPGYVHFVGGTQFAPGQWAGIVLDEPIGKNDGSVAEVRYFQCDDQRGIFTRPSKLSRTPVAEPDANGAPSKPKQAAPAASASVSASAAAPAPGTATPASGAKGLRPSESVSNLSETDSTKAKRVLKLGDRVLVGGTKAGVVRFLGETDFAKGDWCGVELDEPLGKNDGAVAGVRYFQCQPRYGLFAPTHKVTRIGFPSTTPSKSATRRAGLRRSPSGSSASSLSSLASSTGGKPSRAGLLTETSARYARKISGTTALQEALKEKQQHIEQLLAEQDLERSEVAKATSHAGEVQQEMALLRQVQKQYVVEMEAKLDQLRRMVETADRDKVELLNQLEEERRKVEDLQFSVEEACITKGDLETQTKLEHAHIKELEQSLLFEKTKADKLQRELEDTRLATVSERSRIMELQQEVVDLQQTLAAAHAAGGPDSPPAQEKKVKELSGELEGKQREVTSLQQRLSSAEQERTSLQEQLSNLKEKLDAASLENQKTAKSMQELEQSLTEEREQRDQEEEVRKEEHQQEVKQLQEKGQTAEEELQKAQAQESESVKSLSQSLETMTREKEEMQQQLEALKQKNCEYQQELCLSQEKLSVESQHIGSLSQEIEELKLATNQKSQRLAALQEENGKLAHDLDLNRHEDHAHKKLEDNLANNQLENSERDNSSALKMDKDKELETLRNEIALLRGERAMAETLRSAVETLEKDKSQLQNRVLSLEQRLSEEPTAGGDKTPSGDAALDQLREEKEFAEGQINFLNSVIVDLQRKNGELKVKLEKMVLTEFNGNDEDEGLRERKSKKKDHPRVFCDICDCFDKHDTEDCPTQAQSPDTPPHTTYHGRLGDRPYCDICEAFGHATESCNDDQTF comes from the exons ATGAGTACAGGAAAGCCCAGCGGCCTCAAACCCCCCTCCAAGATCAGCAGGCCGGGTCCAACCGCCAAGACTTCTCCCTCCTCTG CTGGTCCCAAACCGGTCCCTCCAACCAGCAGTGGCTCTCCAGGCCCTCAGGACTCACCCGGGGCCGGGGCCGGGGACTTTCATGTCGGCGAGCGTGTTTGGGTGAACGGGAACAAGCCTGGCTATGTGCATTTTGTGGGAGGAACCCAATTTGCGCCCGGCCAATGGGCGGGCATCGTTTTGGATGAACCCATCGGTAAGAACGATGGTTCTGTGGCAGAGGTACGCTACTTCCAGTGCGATGATCAACGCGGGATCTTCACCCGCCCCTCCAAGCTGTCCCGAACCCCAGTGGCGGAGCCAGATGCCAATGGTGCCCCGTCAAAACCCAAGCAGGCTGCCCCTGCTGCCAGTGCCAGCGTCAGCGCCAGTGccgctgcccctgcccctggtACTGCCACGCCTGCCTCTGGGGCTAAGGGCCTGAGACCCAGTGAGTCAGTCTCCAATCTGTCTGAGACGGACTCAACCAAGGCGAAACGAGTACTGAAGCTGGGGGACAGAGTCCTG GTGGGTGGAACTAAGGCGGGTGTAGTGCGTTTCCTGGGAGAGACGGACTTTGCCAAGGGTGATTGGTGTGGAGTGGAACTGGACGAACCACTGGGGAAGAACGATGGAGCTGTAGCTGGTGTCAG GTATTTCCAGTGCCAGCCCCGATACGGGCTGTTTGCTCCCACACACAAGGTGACGCGTATCGGCTTCCCCTCCACCACGCCGTCCAAAAGCGCCACCAGGAGGGCCGGGCTCAGACGCAGCCCCAGCGGCTCTTCAGCCAGCTCTCTCAGCTCGCTCGCCTCCTCTACAGGGGGCAAACCCAGCAGAGCAGGCCTG CTAACGGAGACGTCAGCGCGGTATGCCCGTAAGATCTCGGGCACCACGGCCCTGCAGGAGGCTCTgaaggagaagcagcagcacaTCGAGCAGCTGCTGGCCGAGCAGGACcttgagaggtcagaggtcgccaAAGCAACCAGTCACGCTGGGGAGGTGCAGCAGGAGATGGCGCTCCTCAGGCAGGTTCAGAAACAG taTGTGGTTGAGATGGAGGCTAAGCTGGACCAGCTGAGGAGGATGGTGGAGACTGCAGACAGGGATAAAGTGGAACTCCTCAATCagctggaagaggagaggag GAAAGTTGAAGACCTTCAGTTCAGTGTAGAAGAAGCTTGCATTACCAAAGGTGACCTTGAG ACGCAGACCAAACTGGAGCATGCCCACATAAAGGAACTCGAACAGAGCCTGCTCTTTGAAAAGACCAAAGCTGACAAACTCCAGAGAGAGTTAGAAGACACTAGG CTGGCCACAGTGTCAGAACGCTCACGCATCAtggagctgcagcaggaggTGGTGGACCTGCAGCAGACACTAGCAGCCGCACACGCCGCTGGAGGCCCAGACTCTCCACCCGCTCAGGAAAAAAAG gtgaaggagctGTCTGGCGAGCTGGAGGGGAAACAGAGGGAGGTGACGTCCCTCCAGCAGAGGCTCAGCTcagcagagcaggagaggacctccctgcaggagcagctTAGCAACTTG AAAGAAAAACTTGATGCAGCTTCCCTAGAAAACCAGAAGACTGCCAAAAGTATGCAAG agctGGAGCAGAGCCTGACTGAGGAGCGGGAACAGAGGGATCAAGAAGAGGAGGTGCGGAAAGAGGAGCACCAGCAGGAGGTGAAGCAGCTGCAGGAGAaaggacagacagcagaggaggagCTGCAGAAGGCACAGGCCCAG GAAAGCGAGTCGGTTAAGAGCCTCTCACAGTCCCTGGAGACCATGACTCGGGAGAAGGAGGAAATGCAGCAGCAG ctggagGCTCTGAAACAGAAGAACTGTGAGTACCAGCAGGAGCTCTGCCTCTCGCAGGAGAAGCTCAGTGTGGAGAGCCAGCACATCGGGAGCCTGAGCCAAGAGAT TGAGGAGTTGAAGCTCGCCACCAACCAGAAGAGCCAGCGTCTGGCGGCGCTCCAGGAGGAGAACGGGAAGCTGGCCCACGACCTCGACCTGAATCGGCACGAGGACCATGCCCACAAGAAG CTTGAAGATAATCTCGCCAACAACCAGCTAGAGAACTCGGAGAG GGATAACTCCAGTGCTTTAAAGatggacaaagacaaagagttaGAGACACTTCGAAATGAG ATTGCCCTGCTGCGTGGGGAGCGTGCCATGGCAGAGACGCTGCGCTCAGCTGTGGAGACCCTGGAGAAGGACAAATCCCAGCTGCAGAACCGAGTCCTCAGCCTGGAGCAGCGGCTCTCTGAAGAACCAACAGCAGGGGGCGACAAAACACCCTCAG GTGATGCAGCCCTTGACCAGCTACGGGAGGAGAAGGAGTTTGCTGAGGGACAG ATAAACTTCCTGAACTCGGTCATCGTGGACCTCCAGAGGAAGAATGGGGAGCTGAAGGTGAAGCTGGAGAAGATGGTCTTGACCGAGTTCAATGGGAATGACGAGGACGAAGG CTTAAGAGAAAGGAAGTCCAAGAAAAAGGACCATCCACGGGTGTTCTGCGACATCTGCGACTGCTTCGACAAGCACGACACGGAGGACTGCCCCACCCAGGCCCAATCGCCCGACAcgcccccccacaccacctacCACGGCCGCCTGGGGGACCGCCCCTACTGTGACATCTGCGAGGCATTCGGACATGCTACGGAGTCCTGCAACGACGACCAAACTTTCTAG
- the clip1b gene encoding CAP-Gly domain-containing linker protein 1 isoform X2: MSTGKPSGLKPPSKISRPGPTAKTSPSSAGPKPVPPTSSGSPGPQDSPGAGAGDFHVGERVWVNGNKPGYVHFVGGTQFAPGQWAGIVLDEPIGKNDGSVAEVRYFQCDDQRGIFTRPSKLSRTPVAEPDANGAPSKPKQAAPAASASVSASAAAPAPGTATPASGAKGLRPSESVSNLSETDSTKAKRVLKLGDRVLVGGTKAGVVRFLGETDFAKGDWCGVELDEPLGKNDGAVAGVRYFQCQPRYGLFAPTHKVTRIGFPSTTPSKSATRRAGLRRSPSGSSASSLSSLASSTGGKPSRAGLLTETSARYARKISGTTALQEALKEKQQHIEQLLAEQDLERSEVAKATSHAGEVQQEMALLRQVQKQYVVEMEAKLDQLRRMVETADRDKVELLNQLEEERRKVEDLQFSVEEACITKGDLELATVSERSRIMELQQEVVDLQQTLAAAHAAGGPDSPPAQEKKVKELSGELEGKQREVTSLQQRLSSAEQERTSLQEQLSNLKEKLDAASLENQKTAKSMQELEQSLTEEREQRDQEEEVRKEEHQQEVKQLQEKGQTAEEELQKAQAQESESVKSLSQSLETMTREKEEMQQQLEALKQKNCEYQQELCLSQEKLSVESQHIGSLSQEIEELKLATNQKSQRLAALQEENGKLAHDLDLNRHEDHAHKKLEDNLANNQLENSERDNSSALKMDKDKELETLRNEIALLRGERAMAETLRSAVETLEKDKSQLQNRVLSLEQRLSEEPTAGGDKTPSGDAALDQLREEKEFAEGQINFLNSVIVDLQRKNGELKVKLEKMVLTEFNGNDEDEGLRERKSKKKDHPRVFCDICDCFDKHDTEDCPTQAQSPDTPPHTTYHGRLGDRPYCDICEAFGHATESCNDDQTF; the protein is encoded by the exons ATGAGTACAGGAAAGCCCAGCGGCCTCAAACCCCCCTCCAAGATCAGCAGGCCGGGTCCAACCGCCAAGACTTCTCCCTCCTCTG CTGGTCCCAAACCGGTCCCTCCAACCAGCAGTGGCTCTCCAGGCCCTCAGGACTCACCCGGGGCCGGGGCCGGGGACTTTCATGTCGGCGAGCGTGTTTGGGTGAACGGGAACAAGCCTGGCTATGTGCATTTTGTGGGAGGAACCCAATTTGCGCCCGGCCAATGGGCGGGCATCGTTTTGGATGAACCCATCGGTAAGAACGATGGTTCTGTGGCAGAGGTACGCTACTTCCAGTGCGATGATCAACGCGGGATCTTCACCCGCCCCTCCAAGCTGTCCCGAACCCCAGTGGCGGAGCCAGATGCCAATGGTGCCCCGTCAAAACCCAAGCAGGCTGCCCCTGCTGCCAGTGCCAGCGTCAGCGCCAGTGccgctgcccctgcccctggtACTGCCACGCCTGCCTCTGGGGCTAAGGGCCTGAGACCCAGTGAGTCAGTCTCCAATCTGTCTGAGACGGACTCAACCAAGGCGAAACGAGTACTGAAGCTGGGGGACAGAGTCCTG GTGGGTGGAACTAAGGCGGGTGTAGTGCGTTTCCTGGGAGAGACGGACTTTGCCAAGGGTGATTGGTGTGGAGTGGAACTGGACGAACCACTGGGGAAGAACGATGGAGCTGTAGCTGGTGTCAG GTATTTCCAGTGCCAGCCCCGATACGGGCTGTTTGCTCCCACACACAAGGTGACGCGTATCGGCTTCCCCTCCACCACGCCGTCCAAAAGCGCCACCAGGAGGGCCGGGCTCAGACGCAGCCCCAGCGGCTCTTCAGCCAGCTCTCTCAGCTCGCTCGCCTCCTCTACAGGGGGCAAACCCAGCAGAGCAGGCCTG CTAACGGAGACGTCAGCGCGGTATGCCCGTAAGATCTCGGGCACCACGGCCCTGCAGGAGGCTCTgaaggagaagcagcagcacaTCGAGCAGCTGCTGGCCGAGCAGGACcttgagaggtcagaggtcgccaAAGCAACCAGTCACGCTGGGGAGGTGCAGCAGGAGATGGCGCTCCTCAGGCAGGTTCAGAAACAG taTGTGGTTGAGATGGAGGCTAAGCTGGACCAGCTGAGGAGGATGGTGGAGACTGCAGACAGGGATAAAGTGGAACTCCTCAATCagctggaagaggagaggag GAAAGTTGAAGACCTTCAGTTCAGTGTAGAAGAAGCTTGCATTACCAAAGGTGACCTTGAG CTGGCCACAGTGTCAGAACGCTCACGCATCAtggagctgcagcaggaggTGGTGGACCTGCAGCAGACACTAGCAGCCGCACACGCCGCTGGAGGCCCAGACTCTCCACCCGCTCAGGAAAAAAAG gtgaaggagctGTCTGGCGAGCTGGAGGGGAAACAGAGGGAGGTGACGTCCCTCCAGCAGAGGCTCAGCTcagcagagcaggagaggacctccctgcaggagcagctTAGCAACTTG AAAGAAAAACTTGATGCAGCTTCCCTAGAAAACCAGAAGACTGCCAAAAGTATGCAAG agctGGAGCAGAGCCTGACTGAGGAGCGGGAACAGAGGGATCAAGAAGAGGAGGTGCGGAAAGAGGAGCACCAGCAGGAGGTGAAGCAGCTGCAGGAGAaaggacagacagcagaggaggagCTGCAGAAGGCACAGGCCCAG GAAAGCGAGTCGGTTAAGAGCCTCTCACAGTCCCTGGAGACCATGACTCGGGAGAAGGAGGAAATGCAGCAGCAG ctggagGCTCTGAAACAGAAGAACTGTGAGTACCAGCAGGAGCTCTGCCTCTCGCAGGAGAAGCTCAGTGTGGAGAGCCAGCACATCGGGAGCCTGAGCCAAGAGAT TGAGGAGTTGAAGCTCGCCACCAACCAGAAGAGCCAGCGTCTGGCGGCGCTCCAGGAGGAGAACGGGAAGCTGGCCCACGACCTCGACCTGAATCGGCACGAGGACCATGCCCACAAGAAG CTTGAAGATAATCTCGCCAACAACCAGCTAGAGAACTCGGAGAG GGATAACTCCAGTGCTTTAAAGatggacaaagacaaagagttaGAGACACTTCGAAATGAG ATTGCCCTGCTGCGTGGGGAGCGTGCCATGGCAGAGACGCTGCGCTCAGCTGTGGAGACCCTGGAGAAGGACAAATCCCAGCTGCAGAACCGAGTCCTCAGCCTGGAGCAGCGGCTCTCTGAAGAACCAACAGCAGGGGGCGACAAAACACCCTCAG GTGATGCAGCCCTTGACCAGCTACGGGAGGAGAAGGAGTTTGCTGAGGGACAG ATAAACTTCCTGAACTCGGTCATCGTGGACCTCCAGAGGAAGAATGGGGAGCTGAAGGTGAAGCTGGAGAAGATGGTCTTGACCGAGTTCAATGGGAATGACGAGGACGAAGG CTTAAGAGAAAGGAAGTCCAAGAAAAAGGACCATCCACGGGTGTTCTGCGACATCTGCGACTGCTTCGACAAGCACGACACGGAGGACTGCCCCACCCAGGCCCAATCGCCCGACAcgcccccccacaccacctacCACGGCCGCCTGGGGGACCGCCCCTACTGTGACATCTGCGAGGCATTCGGACATGCTACGGAGTCCTGCAACGACGACCAAACTTTCTAG
- the LOC105889261 gene encoding B-cell CLL/lymphoma 7 protein family member A-like, producing MSGRSVRAETRSRAKDDVKRVMAAIEKVRKWEKKWVTVGDTSLRIYKWVPVAESKSDDKNKNKKNGQDEKYGSEVTTPENSSSPGMMDMHDENSNHSSIADSSPVKQEASSHGSPGPELSGATPREGSDTAALKGEAGVPHTDGTDARKEEVEDQCKDSQDLGTETGKSLTAETSVITVTKQSPQTTRGQDLSSDATKDTQELEEGPPGKKTKQESPSKESKEEI from the exons ATGTCGGGCAGGTCGGTTCGCGCAGAGACGCGGAGCAGGGCCAAAGATGACGTCAAGCGGGTTATGGCCGCTATCGAGAAAGTACGAAAATG GGAGAAGAAATGGGTGACAGTGGGCGACACATCACTGCGTATTTATAAATGGGTTCCAGTTGCAGAGTCAAAGTCAGATGAT aaaaataaaaacaagaagaACGGACAGGATGAGAAATATGGGTCGGAGGTCACCACCCCCGAAAACAGCTCTTCCCCGGGAATGATGGACATgcatg ATGAAAACAGCAACCACAGCTCCATCGCTGACTCTTCACCCGTGAAGCAGGAGGCCAGCAGTCATGGCAGCCCTGGGCCTGAACTCAGTGGCGCCACCCCGAGGGAGGGCAGTGACACTGCAGCACTTAAAGGCGAAGCTGGCGTTCCCCACACAGATGGTACTGATGCCAGGAAAGAAGAGGTTGAGGATCAGTGCAAAGACAGTCAGGACTTGGGCACTGAGACAG GGAAAAGCTTAACGGCAGAAACCTCTGTGATTACTGTTACCAAACAAAGTCCCcagaccactagggggcaggaCCTCTCCTCAGATGCCACTAAAGACACTCAG GAATTAGAAGAGGGCCCTCCGGGTAAGAAGACCAAACAGGAGTCACCTTCTAAGGAGTCTAAGGAAGAGATTTAG